One segment of Thermoanaerobacter kivui DNA contains the following:
- the atpA gene encoding F0F1 ATP synthase subunit alpha: MSIRPEEISSVLEEKIKNFDFNLETQEIGHVIQSGDGIAKIYGLDNAIYGEMVEFESGVVGMVLNLEEDTVGVVVLGDPEKVKEGDIVKRTGRIMEIPVGKEMLGRVVNPLGEPIDGKGPINYEAKRPIEYPAPPIVRRKSVDTPLQTGILAIDSMIPIGRGQRELIIGDRQTGKTAIAIDTIINQKGKGVYCIYVAIGQKASTVAGIVNTLEKHGAMAYTTVVASTASDSAALQYIAPYAGCAMGEHFMYQGKDVLVVYDDLSKHAVAYRTISLLLRRPPGREAYPGDVFYLHSRLLERSARLADEYGGGSLTALPIIETLAGDVSAYIPTNVISITDGQIYLESELFYSGIRPAINVGLSVSRVGGAAQIKAMKKVAGRLRLELSQYRELQVFARFGSDLDKATLEVLRQGERLVEITKQPQYQPMPVEDQVIAIYTVVNKYVTDIEVGKVRSFVKGLLEFLDISHPEIKQSIRDTKDLTSETEEKLKAVILEYKEKYATKGDS; the protein is encoded by the coding sequence ATGAGCATAAGACCTGAAGAAATAAGTTCAGTTTTGGAAGAAAAAATAAAGAATTTTGATTTTAACCTTGAAACACAAGAAATTGGCCATGTTATTCAATCTGGTGATGGAATAGCTAAAATTTATGGCCTTGATAATGCTATTTACGGAGAGATGGTGGAGTTTGAAAGCGGAGTCGTTGGCATGGTGCTAAACCTCGAAGAAGACACTGTCGGTGTAGTTGTTCTTGGAGACCCCGAAAAAGTTAAAGAAGGTGACATAGTAAAAAGGACAGGAAGAATCATGGAAATCCCCGTAGGGAAAGAAATGTTAGGAAGAGTAGTAAATCCCTTAGGGGAACCCATTGATGGGAAAGGACCAATAAACTATGAAGCAAAGCGCCCCATTGAATATCCAGCTCCGCCGATAGTCAGAAGGAAGTCTGTTGATACACCTTTACAGACAGGTATTTTGGCGATAGATTCTATGATACCTATTGGAAGAGGACAGAGGGAATTAATAATAGGAGATAGGCAGACAGGTAAAACTGCCATTGCTATAGATACTATAATAAACCAAAAGGGCAAAGGTGTATATTGTATCTACGTTGCAATAGGTCAAAAGGCTTCCACTGTTGCAGGAATTGTCAATACGTTAGAAAAGCATGGTGCTATGGCTTATACGACGGTTGTTGCTTCTACAGCCAGTGATTCAGCTGCACTTCAGTATATCGCACCTTATGCAGGATGCGCTATGGGAGAACATTTTATGTACCAGGGTAAAGATGTGTTGGTGGTTTACGACGACTTGTCTAAACATGCTGTTGCTTACAGAACTATATCTTTGCTTTTAAGAAGGCCACCAGGAAGAGAGGCGTACCCTGGCGACGTTTTCTACCTTCACTCAAGGCTTCTTGAACGTTCTGCGCGACTTGCTGATGAGTACGGTGGAGGGTCTTTGACGGCTCTTCCGATTATTGAGACATTGGCAGGGGATGTATCTGCATATATTCCAACAAACGTAATTTCCATTACAGACGGGCAGATATATCTTGAGTCAGAGCTTTTCTATTCAGGAATAAGACCTGCCATAAATGTAGGACTTTCCGTATCTCGTGTTGGTGGTGCCGCACAAATAAAAGCGATGAAAAAAGTAGCAGGTCGCTTAAGGTTGGAACTTTCTCAGTACAGAGAATTGCAAGTCTTTGCTCGATTTGGATCTGATTTAGATAAAGCTACTCTTGAAGTTTTAAGACAAGGGGAAAGACTTGTTGAAATTACAAAGCAACCTCAATATCAGCCAATGCCAGTAGAAGATCAGGTAATAGCTATATATACTGTGGTAAATAAGTATGTAACTGATATCGAAGTAGGAAAAGTCAGGTCTTTCGTAAAAGGACTTTTAGAATTTTTAGATATAAGTCATCCCGAAATAAAGCAGTCAATAAGAGACACAAAAGATTTAACTTCCGAGACAGAGGAAAAATTAAAAGCTGTAATTTTGGAGTACAAGGAAAAGTACGCCACAAAGGGTGATAGTTAA
- the atpG gene encoding ATP synthase F1 subunit gamma, with the protein MGKRDIALRIKSVKETRKITRAMYLISASKFQKAKVMLDNVRPYYQKVQLTMKDILLHRGEVTSRYLERKEDNKENKKKSLIVVTGDKGLCGGYNHNVIKKAQEIIGKEEVNLMVIGEIGRLYFTLKGYNVDGEFLYTAQNPTTAIAGEISDVILNAYNRGLTDEISIVYTEMQGLVQKVRVLRLLPLDIDNFMALANEGEEAEKNEVVIDSDMIYEPSASEVFDVLVPEYLKGLIYSILVQAFASEHFARMVAMDGATSNADKMINKLTLEYNKLRQASITQEISEIIAGASV; encoded by the coding sequence ATGGGGAAAAGAGATATAGCCTTGCGCATTAAAAGTGTTAAGGAAACACGAAAAATTACGAGAGCTATGTATTTAATATCAGCTTCAAAGTTTCAAAAAGCCAAAGTTATGTTGGACAATGTAAGACCTTATTACCAGAAGGTTCAGCTTACAATGAAAGATATACTGCTTCACAGGGGGGAAGTTACCTCCCGCTATCTTGAAAGAAAAGAAGATAACAAAGAGAATAAGAAAAAATCTTTAATAGTCGTAACAGGGGACAAAGGCCTTTGTGGCGGTTATAACCACAATGTCATAAAAAAAGCTCAAGAAATCATTGGTAAAGAAGAAGTAAACTTAATGGTAATAGGAGAAATTGGAAGGCTTTATTTCACGCTAAAAGGATATAATGTGGATGGAGAATTTCTCTATACCGCTCAAAATCCAACTACAGCCATAGCAGGAGAAATTAGCGATGTCATATTAAATGCTTACAATAGAGGGCTGACAGATGAAATATCTATTGTTTATACTGAAATGCAAGGACTTGTACAAAAGGTAAGGGTTTTAAGACTTTTACCTTTAGACATTGACAACTTTATGGCGTTAGCCAATGAAGGAGAAGAAGCTGAAAAGAATGAAGTAGTAATTGACAGTGACATGATATACGAGCCTTCTGCTTCAGAAGTTTTTGATGTGCTTGTTCCTGAGTATCTCAAAGGTCTCATATACAGCATACTTGTTCAAGCATTTGCTTCAGAGCATTTTGCAAGGATGGTAGCAATGGATGGTGCCACTTCTAATGCAGATAAAATGATAAACAAACTGACATTAGAGTATAACAAGCTCAGACAAGCATCTATTACTCAGGAAATATCAGAAATAATTGCTGGGGCATCTGTATAA
- the atpH gene encoding ATP synthase F1 subunit delta, with the protein MAQIIAKRYAYALFDVAKQHDKVKEYYEELNKAIEIIRIEEVKKIFKNKSINKAQKIKFMEQVLAGIDKDILNFIKVVISKHREDLIEDIEEQFQNLYKEYFKIVDAKVVSAYPLKESTIQKLKNSLESKLGKHVNIEPIVDKSILGGLKLIIGNTIIDGSVKARLTALLKNMQQAV; encoded by the coding sequence ATGGCGCAAATAATTGCGAAAAGGTATGCTTATGCCCTCTTTGATGTAGCAAAGCAGCACGATAAAGTTAAGGAATATTATGAGGAGTTAAACAAAGCAATCGAAATAATTCGAATTGAGGAAGTAAAAAAAATATTTAAAAATAAAAGCATTAACAAGGCTCAAAAGATAAAATTTATGGAACAAGTCTTAGCTGGCATTGATAAAGATATATTAAATTTCATAAAAGTAGTAATATCAAAGCATAGAGAAGACTTGATAGAAGATATTGAAGAACAATTTCAAAATCTCTATAAAGAATATTTTAAAATTGTAGATGCTAAAGTTGTGTCTGCTTATCCTTTAAAAGAGAGTACAATACAAAAACTTAAAAATAGCTTAGAGTCAAAACTTGGCAAACATGTAAATATTGAACCTATAGTAGATAAAAGCATATTAGGCGGTTTAAAACTTATTATTGGGAATACAATAATCGATGGTTCAGTCAAAGCAAGACTTACTGCACTTCTAAAAAATATGCAACAAGCCGTGTAA
- the yihA gene encoding ribosome biogenesis GTP-binding protein YihA/YsxC, producing MKIKTVRLAHTAFNEEQYPKDNLPQIVIVGRSNVGKSTLINTVLNRKNLARTSSRPGKTRGINFYLINNNFYLVDLPGYGYAEVSKEMKKQWAKNIETFLNTSKNLRHGLFLLDIRRTPNEDDFLMINWFRYRNLPFTVVLTKADKVNKAEIAKAVDDICKIFNITKEDVIVFSSLQKLGVLQVIAIFDKYT from the coding sequence ATGAAAATTAAAACTGTAAGGCTTGCTCACACTGCTTTTAATGAAGAACAGTATCCCAAAGATAACCTTCCCCAAATAGTTATTGTAGGTAGGTCAAACGTGGGTAAATCTACTTTGATAAATACTGTTTTAAATAGAAAAAATCTTGCAAGGACGAGTTCAAGACCGGGAAAAACCCGAGGTATAAATTTTTATTTGATAAACAACAACTTTTATTTAGTAGATTTGCCTGGATATGGGTATGCCGAAGTGTCAAAAGAGATGAAAAAACAGTGGGCGAAAAATATAGAGACTTTTCTCAATACTTCTAAAAATTTACGTCATGGCTTGTTTTTACTGGATATTCGAAGGACACCTAATGAAGATGACTTTCTCATGATAAATTGGTTTAGATATAGAAATTTGCCTTTTACAGTAGTATTGACTAAAGCTGATAAAGTAAACAAAGCGGAGATTGCTAAAGCAGTTGATGATATTTGTAAAATTTTTAACATTACTAAAGAAGATGTAATAGTTTTTTCTTCTTTGCAAAAATTAGGGGTACTTCAAGTGATAGCGATTTTTGATAAATATACTTAA
- the atpE gene encoding ATP synthase F0 subunit C, whose product MDLLAIGAAIAALTGIGAGIGIGLATGKAVEAVSRQPEAGGRIMQLLLLGGALAEATAIYGLLVSIMLIIFKP is encoded by the coding sequence ATGGATTTATTAGCTATAGGAGCAGCTATTGCTGCATTAACAGGTATAGGCGCAGGTATTGGTATAGGCCTTGCGACAGGAAAGGCAGTTGAAGCTGTATCAAGGCAGCCGGAAGCAGGTGGAAGGATTATGCAGCTTCTTTTATTGGGAGGCGCGCTTGCAGAGGCAACAGCTATATATGGGTTGCTTGTGTCAATTATGTTAATAATATTCAAGCCATAA
- a CDS encoding F0F1 ATP synthase subunit A, with amino-acid sequence MEIEPSVVFTIPLFGGIPVTMTVVVEWIIMAVLIIASLIVTKGWKLVPEGTQTVVEVAIDSFNKFVENSLGNHWKEYAPYLGTVALFLIVANTIGIFGFPPPTKDLSTTSALAIMSITTVIIASIRARGIKGFAKSFFKSPIDFFIQMLDLFTRPLSLAARLFGNILAATTIMELISKAVPIVVPAVFSLYFDLFDGFLQMLVFVFLTMLYIEEAIE; translated from the coding sequence GTGGAGATTGAACCGTCGGTAGTGTTTACGATACCTTTGTTTGGCGGAATTCCTGTTACAATGACAGTAGTAGTGGAATGGATTATAATGGCTGTACTAATTATTGCCTCATTAATAGTCACAAAGGGATGGAAACTAGTTCCTGAAGGTACACAAACTGTGGTAGAAGTTGCAATTGATAGTTTCAATAAATTTGTTGAAAATTCACTAGGTAACCATTGGAAAGAATATGCACCATACCTTGGAACTGTTGCGTTGTTTCTTATTGTAGCAAATACGATAGGCATTTTTGGTTTTCCGCCTCCTACGAAGGACCTTAGTACGACCTCTGCTCTTGCTATTATGTCAATTACTACTGTCATCATAGCCTCTATAAGAGCGAGAGGGATAAAGGGATTTGCAAAAAGTTTTTTTAAGTCCCCGATAGATTTTTTTATACAAATGTTAGACCTTTTTACAAGGCCACTATCACTTGCAGCCCGACTTTTTGGCAATATATTAGCAGCTACAACAATAATGGAACTTATTTCAAAGGCTGTACCGATAGTAGTGCCTGCAGTATTTAGTTTGTATTTTGACCTTTTTGACGGATTTTTACAGATGTTGGTATTTGTATTTTTAACGATGTTGTATATTGAAGAAGCAATAGAATAA
- the atpF gene encoding F0F1 ATP synthase subunit B, whose protein sequence is MALFNVWTFIFTIINILVLYYILKKVLFKPVTEFLEARENKIKSSLEEADKVRQEAYKLKAKYDEMLQNADNEGKAIIERAQKFAEDKANKIIEDANKEAKAILERAKEEVTLEKIKAMHDLRVEISQLVIDAASRVFEKKLPIDDEDIINEVIEEAGASWRK, encoded by the coding sequence TTGGCTCTTTTCAATGTCTGGACATTTATTTTTACAATAATCAATATATTGGTTCTTTACTATATATTGAAGAAGGTTTTATTTAAACCGGTGACAGAATTTCTTGAAGCGAGAGAAAATAAAATCAAATCCTCTTTAGAAGAGGCAGATAAAGTGAGGCAAGAAGCTTACAAGCTAAAGGCAAAATACGACGAGATGCTACAAAATGCTGACAATGAAGGAAAAGCCATTATTGAGAGGGCACAGAAATTTGCGGAGGATAAAGCAAACAAGATTATTGAGGATGCTAATAAAGAAGCTAAAGCTATATTAGAGAGAGCTAAAGAAGAGGTAACCTTAGAAAAGATTAAAGCAATGCACGACTTAAGAGTAGAGATATCGCAATTAGTCATCGATGCTGCTTCTCGCGTCTTTGAGAAAAAGCTTCCCATTGATGATGAGGACATCATCAATGAAGTCATTGAGGAGGCGGGGGCATCATGGCGCAAATAA
- a CDS encoding DMT family transporter yields the protein MSKQLKSDIVLILVTMVWGSTFVIVKNAIQTLPVYNFLFIRFLLAFLLLAIIFHKKLKNIDNKTLAAASIIGTMLFLGYAFQTMGLKYTTASKSGFITGFSVVLVPILEAVFLKRKPSKPAILGIVLAFIGLILLTTNIDLSINIGDFLTLLCAFAFGMQIVLITKYASTLDTYLLATIQIVVVAVLSGIVSLIFEKPFIPTSLDVWSAIIITGVFATAFAIVAQNTMQAYTTATHTALIFALEPVFAAIAAFLIAGEVMSFRAILGGIFMFSGIVLSEIPVSDKSLS from the coding sequence TTGTCCAAACAATTAAAAAGCGACATTGTGCTTATCTTAGTAACTATGGTGTGGGGGTCTACATTTGTAATAGTCAAAAACGCTATACAGACACTTCCTGTATACAATTTTCTTTTTATACGCTTTTTATTGGCTTTTTTGCTTCTGGCAATAATCTTCCATAAAAAGTTAAAAAACATTGACAATAAAACATTGGCTGCTGCTTCAATAATTGGCACAATGCTTTTTTTAGGTTATGCCTTTCAGACAATGGGACTTAAATACACTACAGCATCTAAATCAGGATTTATAACAGGGTTTAGCGTAGTGTTAGTGCCAATTTTAGAAGCAGTGTTTCTTAAAAGAAAGCCTTCAAAACCTGCAATTTTAGGAATTGTACTCGCTTTTATAGGACTTATACTGCTCACTACAAATATTGACTTATCTATTAACATAGGTGATTTTTTGACACTTTTGTGTGCCTTTGCTTTTGGAATGCAGATTGTTTTGATAACAAAATACGCTTCTACTTTAGATACTTATTTACTTGCTACTATTCAAATCGTAGTAGTTGCTGTTTTAAGCGGAATTGTGAGTTTAATATTTGAAAAGCCTTTTATACCCACTTCCCTTGATGTATGGTCAGCTATAATAATAACAGGGGTATTCGCAACTGCTTTTGCTATTGTTGCTCAAAACACAATGCAAGCGTACACTACTGCTACTCATACAGCTTTGATATTCGCACTGGAGCCAGTTTTCGCTGCAATAGCTGCTTTTCTAATTGCAGGTGAAGTGATGTCCTTTAGAGCAATACTAGGCGGAATTTTTATGTTCTCTGGCATTGTACTTTCTGAAATACCAGTATCAGATAAATCTCTATCTTAA
- the lon gene encoding endopeptidase La: MTQKKYVLPMIPLRGLTIFPYMVLHFDIGRGKSIRALEEAFMNNQLIFVSTQKEAEIEDPSVDDVYKVGTITKVKQMLKLPGEIIRVLVEGISRAEIQQVTKDEEFFEVEVLEKEEKSEIEKTPELEALMRSVTSSFEEYVNMTSRLPIDSLYSVFSIEEPGRLADVIAAHIALNTSQSQQLLECFDVNKRLETLLGFLMKELDILKIEREINAKVRSQIDKLQKEYYLREQLKAIKAELGETDEIDQEIEEYEKKISKADLPEEVRKKAKEELKRLSKMAPGSAEASVVRTYLDWILDLPWNYETEDILDLKRAQKILDEDHYGLKKVKERIIEFLAVRSFYNKIKSPILCLVGPPGVGKTSLGRSIARAMNRKFVRLSLGGVRDEAEIRGHRRTYVGAIPGGIINSIKIAGSKNPVFLLDEIDKMSSDFRGDPASAMLEVLDPEQNSAFRDHYLDLPFDLSKVLFITTANTTDTIPAPLLDRMEVIYVSGYTEEEKLHIAKDYLIPKILQEHGVTDNRIVIQESAIKGIISEYTREAGVRGLEKNLSKIVRKAIKKMVEDNVQVVKIGKQNLVSYLGKPIYRIDKANLKDEIGTAMGLAWTRTGGDTLTVEASVMPGSGKLNLTGQLGDVMKESAQAGFSYIRANAQKLNIDKDFYKNVDIHIHVPEGAIPKDGPSAGITMVTAMVSALKKVPVRKDVAMTGEITLTGKVLPIGGVKEKVLAAHRAGILKVILPFENKRDLDEIPQSVKRKLEFKFVEKIDEVLDFALVKEGVYEN, translated from the coding sequence ATGACACAGAAAAAGTACGTATTGCCTATGATTCCTTTGCGAGGACTAACAATTTTTCCCTACATGGTACTTCATTTTGATATAGGAAGAGGAAAATCCATTCGGGCTTTAGAAGAAGCCTTTATGAACAATCAATTGATATTTGTTTCAACGCAAAAAGAGGCAGAGATAGAAGATCCTTCTGTTGATGACGTTTACAAAGTAGGTACCATTACAAAAGTTAAGCAAATGCTTAAACTTCCAGGGGAAATCATACGAGTGCTTGTTGAAGGAATTAGCCGTGCTGAGATTCAGCAAGTCACCAAAGATGAGGAATTTTTTGAGGTTGAAGTTTTGGAAAAGGAAGAAAAAAGCGAGATAGAGAAAACACCCGAATTAGAGGCTTTGATGAGAAGTGTAACTTCTTCTTTTGAAGAGTATGTAAACATGACATCTCGGTTACCAATAGATAGCCTTTATAGCGTGTTTAGCATAGAAGAACCAGGAAGACTTGCGGATGTTATAGCAGCCCATATAGCTTTAAATACCAGCCAAAGCCAGCAACTTTTAGAATGTTTTGACGTAAATAAAAGATTAGAGACTCTTTTAGGGTTTTTGATGAAGGAATTAGATATATTAAAGATTGAAAGAGAAATAAATGCAAAAGTTAGAAGTCAAATCGATAAGTTGCAAAAAGAATACTATCTGCGGGAGCAGTTAAAAGCTATAAAAGCTGAATTAGGGGAAACTGATGAAATTGACCAAGAAATAGAAGAATATGAAAAAAAGATAAGCAAAGCGGATTTGCCAGAGGAAGTAAGAAAAAAAGCAAAAGAAGAATTAAAGCGCTTGTCAAAAATGGCTCCTGGCTCTGCTGAAGCGTCTGTTGTGAGAACTTATTTGGATTGGATACTGGACTTGCCTTGGAATTATGAGACAGAGGATATTTTGGATTTAAAGAGGGCACAAAAAATATTGGACGAAGACCACTATGGCCTTAAAAAGGTCAAAGAGAGGATAATTGAGTTTTTGGCTGTAAGAAGTTTTTACAACAAAATAAAAAGCCCTATTCTTTGCCTTGTAGGTCCTCCAGGTGTCGGGAAAACTTCTTTGGGCAGGTCTATTGCAAGAGCTATGAACAGGAAGTTTGTAAGGTTATCTTTGGGTGGAGTGAGAGATGAAGCTGAAATAAGAGGGCACAGGCGTACATACGTTGGAGCTATCCCCGGAGGTATTATAAATTCTATAAAAATAGCTGGCTCAAAAAATCCTGTTTTTTTGCTGGATGAAATAGATAAAATGAGTTCAGACTTTAGAGGAGACCCTGCTTCTGCAATGCTTGAAGTTCTTGACCCGGAACAAAATTCAGCTTTTAGAGACCATTACCTTGATTTACCTTTTGACCTTTCCAAAGTGTTATTTATAACTACTGCTAATACTACTGATACAATACCGGCACCCCTTTTAGATAGAATGGAAGTAATATACGTGTCTGGATATACAGAAGAAGAAAAACTTCACATCGCAAAAGACTATTTGATACCTAAAATATTGCAAGAACACGGAGTAACTGATAACAGAATTGTCATTCAAGAGTCTGCGATTAAAGGGATTATATCTGAATACACGCGAGAGGCTGGAGTAAGAGGATTAGAAAAGAATTTATCAAAAATTGTGAGAAAAGCCATAAAGAAAATGGTAGAGGATAACGTACAAGTAGTAAAAATAGGAAAGCAAAATCTTGTATCCTATTTGGGTAAACCTATCTACAGAATTGACAAAGCAAACCTAAAGGATGAAATAGGGACTGCTATGGGCCTTGCTTGGACAAGGACAGGGGGAGACACTTTAACAGTAGAAGCATCAGTGATGCCGGGAAGCGGTAAACTCAATCTCACTGGCCAGTTGGGGGATGTGATGAAAGAATCTGCTCAAGCCGGTTTTAGCTATATAAGAGCAAATGCCCAAAAATTAAATATAGATAAAGATTTTTACAAAAATGTCGATATACATATACACGTCCCTGAAGGGGCAATTCCAAAAGATGGACCTTCTGCAGGCATAACGATGGTGACAGCTATGGTATCTGCCCTTAAAAAAGTGCCGGTGAGAAAAGATGTGGCGATGACAGGAGAGATAACCTTAACTGGCAAAGTCCTTCCTATAGGAGGAGTAAAGGAAAAAGTTTTGGCAGCCCACAGGGCGGGAATACTTAAAGTAATACTTCCCTTTGAAAATAAAAGGGACTTAGATGAAATTCCTCAAAGTGTGAAGAGAAAATTGGAATTTAAGTTTGTAGAGAAAATCGACGAAGTGCTGGACTTTGCCCTGGTTAAGGAGGGCGTTTATGAAAATTAA
- a CDS encoding DUF2294 domain-containing protein: protein MKGSLESKINEEMIKLTKEAIGRGAEAAKTRICDDMVIVRLSKSLSHEEMQIISTQEGRKLIKQLREVLDEILKPKFEEMISRLTGCNVVSIYKDVNPQKGEYIYLFVLDRNLEEELRAR from the coding sequence GTGAAAGGTTCGTTAGAAAGCAAGATTAATGAAGAAATGATCAAACTCACAAAAGAGGCAATTGGAAGAGGTGCGGAAGCTGCCAAAACCCGCATTTGCGATGACATGGTAATTGTAAGGCTTAGTAAGTCTTTGAGCCATGAAGAAATGCAAATTATCTCTACACAGGAAGGTAGAAAGCTTATCAAGCAGTTGAGAGAAGTGTTAGATGAGATATTAAAACCAAAATTTGAAGAGATGATATCTAGACTTACAGGATGCAATGTTGTGAGCATTTATAAAGATGTCAATCCACAAAAAGGGGAATATATCTATTTATTTGTATTAGACAGAAACTTAGAGGAAGAACTAAGAGCCAGATAA
- a CDS encoding F0F1 ATP synthase subunit epsilon, with product MDKNFHLEVLTPHRKFYEGDVEEIIVTITTGQIGILKGHIPMTAAIGTGTLQIKKDGQWREAFISGGFMEVKRDSVTILSSAVEWPEEIDVARAQAAKERAEEKLRQKKSRQEHLLAEAALKRALMRLRIASKYQNI from the coding sequence ATGGATAAAAATTTTCACCTCGAGGTTTTAACACCTCATAGAAAGTTTTATGAAGGGGATGTGGAAGAGATAATAGTGACTATTACCACTGGCCAAATAGGTATCTTAAAGGGCCACATCCCCATGACAGCGGCTATAGGCACAGGCACTCTTCAAATCAAAAAAGACGGCCAGTGGCGAGAAGCATTTATCTCTGGCGGCTTTATGGAAGTCAAAAGAGACAGCGTGACGATTTTGTCCAGTGCAGTAGAATGGCCTGAAGAAATTGACGTAGCTCGTGCTCAAGCAGCCAAAGAAAGAGCAGAAGAAAAACTTAGGCAAAAGAAAAGCCGCCAAGAGCATCTTTTAGCAGAAGCTGCTTTAAAGAGGGCTCTTATGAGATTGCGTATTGCAAGTAAATATCAAAATATATAA
- the atpD gene encoding F0F1 ATP synthase subunit beta, with the protein MKKGYITQVIGPVVDIKFESDLPPINNAIKIPMEDRELVVEVAQHIGDNVVRCVAMASTDGLRRGMECVDTGGPIMVPVGKGTLGRMFNVLGQPIDELGEVKDVQYMSIHRKAPPFEEQSPATEVLETGIKVIDLLTPYPKGGKIGLFGGAGVGKTVLIMELIRNVAIEHGGYSIFTGVGERSREGNELWHEMHESGVIDKTAFVFGQMNEPPGARMRVGLAGLTMAEYFRDEEHQDVLLFIDNIFRFVQAGSEVSALLGRMPSAVGYQPTLATDLGLLQERITSTKKGSITSVQAVYVPADDLTDPAPATTFTHLDATTVLSRSIAEMGIYPAVDPLDSTSRILEPHIVGEEHYYVARKVQEILQRYKELQDIIAILGMEELTEEDKLIVYRARKIQRFLSQPFFVAEAFTGTRGKYVPLKETIRGFKKIVEGEMDDIPEAAFYMVGNIDEVYEKAKSMK; encoded by the coding sequence TTGAAGAAGGGATATATTACACAGGTTATTGGTCCTGTTGTTGATATAAAGTTTGAAAGCGATTTACCGCCTATAAACAATGCTATCAAAATCCCGATGGAAGACAGAGAATTGGTAGTTGAAGTAGCGCAGCACATAGGGGATAATGTAGTAAGGTGTGTTGCGATGGCTTCAACAGACGGTTTAAGAAGAGGCATGGAATGCGTAGATACAGGTGGACCTATAATGGTTCCTGTGGGAAAGGGAACTTTAGGGCGAATGTTTAACGTATTGGGGCAGCCTATAGACGAATTAGGAGAGGTAAAAGATGTACAATACATGTCCATTCACAGAAAAGCGCCCCCCTTTGAGGAACAAAGCCCTGCTACTGAAGTTTTGGAGACAGGTATTAAAGTTATAGACTTACTTACTCCTTATCCCAAAGGTGGTAAAATAGGGCTTTTTGGTGGTGCTGGTGTCGGTAAAACGGTTTTGATAATGGAACTAATACGAAATGTTGCTATAGAACATGGTGGTTACTCAATTTTCACCGGTGTGGGTGAAAGGTCCCGTGAGGGAAATGAATTGTGGCATGAAATGCATGAATCAGGAGTTATAGACAAAACCGCTTTTGTATTTGGACAGATGAATGAGCCACCGGGAGCCAGAATGAGAGTAGGTCTTGCAGGGCTTACAATGGCAGAGTATTTTAGAGATGAAGAACACCAAGACGTATTGCTATTCATAGACAACATCTTCAGGTTTGTTCAGGCAGGTTCAGAAGTATCAGCACTTTTGGGAAGAATGCCTTCTGCCGTTGGCTATCAGCCTACTTTGGCGACAGACTTGGGACTTTTGCAAGAGAGGATTACTTCTACAAAGAAAGGATCTATTACCTCAGTTCAGGCTGTTTATGTTCCTGCTGATGACCTTACTGACCCTGCTCCTGCTACTACGTTTACTCACCTGGATGCAACAACGGTATTGTCAAGAAGTATTGCAGAAATGGGAATTTATCCTGCAGTAGATCCTTTAGATTCTACTTCACGTATATTGGAACCTCATATAGTAGGAGAAGAACATTATTATGTAGCAAGAAAAGTCCAGGAGATTTTGCAGAGATATAAAGAATTGCAGGATATCATCGCTATATTAGGAATGGAAGAGCTGACAGAGGAAGACAAACTCATAGTTTATAGAGCAAGAAAGATACAGAGATTTTTGTCACAGCCTTTCTTTGTAGCAGAAGCTTTCACAGGAACTCGAGGAAAGTATGTGCCGCTAAAAGAGACAATCAGAGGATTTAAAAAGATTGTAGAGGGCGAAATGGACGATATTCCAGAAGCAGCCTTTTACATGGTAGGAAATATCGACGAAGTATACGAAAAGGCTAAAAGCATGAAATGA